One stretch of Streptomyces sp. R21 DNA includes these proteins:
- a CDS encoding hydrophobic protein has product MLWILLLLLILVVFGFGFTMQILWWVAAVLLVVWIVGFAMRGGGGGRGGGRRYSRSRG; this is encoded by the coding sequence ATGTTATGGATCCTTCTCCTTCTGCTGATCCTGGTGGTGTTCGGGTTCGGCTTCACCATGCAGATCCTCTGGTGGGTCGCCGCCGTACTACTGGTCGTCTGGATCGTCGGCTTCGCCATGCGCGGGGGCGGTGGCGGACGCGGCGGTGGCCGCCGGTACAGCCGCAGCCGCGGGTAG
- a CDS encoding ANTAR domain-containing protein has product MRQLTTPREEQRLLTVVASAEETALLTEVVELRARNEQLGRALASRAVIDQARGMVMALAPCSSERAWDLLVEVSQHCNVKLRDVAVALVATTKDEALPEPIRRELRRALRRLHLADRR; this is encoded by the coding sequence ATGCGCCAACTGACCACACCCCGAGAAGAGCAGCGGCTGTTGACGGTCGTGGCTTCGGCGGAGGAAACGGCTCTACTGACCGAGGTCGTCGAACTACGCGCCAGAAACGAGCAGTTGGGCCGCGCGCTGGCGAGCCGTGCGGTGATCGACCAGGCGCGCGGCATGGTGATGGCCCTGGCGCCGTGTTCCAGTGAGCGGGCCTGGGACCTGCTGGTGGAGGTGTCGCAGCACTGCAACGTCAAGCTCCGGGACGTGGCCGTTGCCCTGGTCGCCACGACGAAGGACGAGGCGCTCCCGGAACCGATACGGCGGGAGCTGCGCCGGGCACTGCGGCGCCTCCATCTGGCAGACCGGCGGTGA
- a CDS encoding diacylglycerol kinase family protein gives MRHPRAIHARLFERVASSHPMLPWLAGAAVMGLSGNRGARRAALRATGSLALASAAVGIAAKSAAGHRLPPRPTPRASPAGHAAAVAAFAAGVTLESPRLGAALIPLATAAAVFRAGTGTRSSRDVLAGAALGVGVAAATCRWWPLHVDAPAETARPNVCVPALPTGRGLIAVVNSDAGGDTPAEAELRILLPMADIRLCESGVDLHLVLDQAAKDVLAHGGALGVVGGDGTVNAAAVRATESGLPLAVFPAGTLNHFAADLGLTTLKSTADAVEAGRGGAVDLGRVTAIGSTDDDSSTYFLNTFSIGVYPELVRAREAREARLGKWPALCIGLLRVLADSTPRQVTIDGRHRRLWLLFAGNSRYDPPGFAPSYRRSLNDGLLDIRAVDGSHPFARTRLITAFLTGTLARSRVYQATTVTRLRIDGMSEEEDYTRDGEVSTAADALHLDKAARALTVYLPPPQ, from the coding sequence ATGAGACACCCCCGCGCAATCCATGCACGGCTCTTCGAGCGCGTCGCCTCCTCCCACCCCATGCTGCCGTGGCTGGCCGGCGCGGCCGTCATGGGTCTGTCCGGCAACCGTGGCGCACGCCGTGCTGCCCTGCGCGCCACCGGCTCACTCGCCCTGGCCTCTGCCGCCGTCGGCATCGCCGCCAAATCGGCCGCCGGCCACCGGCTTCCGCCTCGGCCCACCCCCCGGGCGTCGCCTGCCGGGCACGCGGCCGCCGTCGCGGCTTTCGCCGCCGGCGTCACCCTGGAGTCGCCCAGGCTGGGAGCCGCGCTCATCCCCCTGGCCACGGCAGCCGCCGTCTTTCGCGCCGGCACCGGCACGCGCTCATCCCGTGATGTGCTCGCGGGCGCCGCACTCGGGGTCGGTGTCGCGGCGGCAACCTGCCGTTGGTGGCCACTGCACGTGGACGCACCCGCCGAGACCGCCCGGCCGAACGTCTGCGTCCCCGCGCTTCCCACAGGCCGGGGGCTGATCGCCGTCGTCAACAGCGATGCGGGCGGCGACACTCCGGCCGAAGCCGAACTACGGATCCTCCTGCCGATGGCGGACATACGGCTCTGCGAGAGTGGCGTCGACCTGCACCTGGTGCTCGACCAAGCCGCCAAGGACGTACTCGCCCACGGTGGCGCCCTCGGTGTCGTCGGCGGCGACGGGACGGTCAACGCGGCAGCGGTCCGGGCCACCGAGAGCGGACTGCCACTGGCCGTGTTCCCCGCCGGCACCCTCAACCACTTCGCCGCCGACCTCGGACTGACGACCTTGAAGTCCACTGCCGATGCCGTGGAGGCGGGCCGGGGTGGAGCCGTCGACCTCGGCCGGGTCACCGCCATCGGCAGTACCGACGACGACTCCAGCACGTACTTCCTCAACACCTTCAGTATTGGCGTCTACCCCGAACTCGTCCGGGCCCGCGAAGCCCGCGAGGCGCGCCTCGGCAAGTGGCCCGCCCTCTGCATCGGCCTGCTCCGCGTCCTCGCCGACAGCACTCCCCGCCAGGTGACCATCGACGGACGGCACCGACGGCTGTGGCTGCTCTTCGCCGGCAACAGCCGCTACGACCCGCCCGGCTTCGCCCCCTCCTACCGCCGCAGCCTCAACGACGGACTCCTCGACATCCGCGCCGTCGACGGCAGCCATCCCTTCGCCCGCACCCGGCTCATCACGGCCTTCCTCACCGGAACCCTCGCCCGCTCCCGCGTCTACCAGGCCACCACGGTCACCCGGCTGCGGATCGACGGAATGAGCGAGGAAGAGGACTACACCCGTGACGGCGAAGTGAGTACGGCGGCTGACGCGCTCCATCTCGACAAAGCGGCACGTGCGCTCACCGTCTACCTGCCGCCACCGCAGTGA
- a CDS encoding SigB/SigF/SigG family RNA polymerase sigma factor, with translation MPDVRTQSPRSTRPHDYGDAPDTDAAFRRIAALPDGPERSALRQEVVCAWMPMAVRLARRFRHRGETFEDLKQVAQLGLVKAVSRFDPSLGTAFPSFAIPTILGEVKRHFRDELWGVHVPRRVQELRGRVRAAGNECALLNGHEPSVPEIAAHTGLTDAEVRLGQGALESFTALSTDATPGSSADSYPLTDTLGGMEPGFDRVINREALRPLLRALPERERQILYMRFFCEMTQARIGLRLGVSQMHISRLITRTCARLRDQVMADTHDLRRAA, from the coding sequence ATGCCGGACGTACGCACGCAGAGCCCACGAAGCACACGCCCCCACGACTACGGCGACGCGCCGGACACCGACGCGGCGTTCCGTCGTATCGCCGCACTGCCGGACGGTCCGGAGAGGTCCGCGCTGCGGCAGGAGGTGGTGTGCGCCTGGATGCCGATGGCCGTACGGCTGGCCCGGCGCTTCCGCCATCGCGGTGAGACCTTCGAGGACCTCAAGCAGGTCGCCCAACTGGGCCTGGTCAAGGCGGTGTCCCGTTTCGACCCCAGTCTTGGCACCGCCTTCCCGAGCTTTGCCATACCGACGATCCTCGGCGAGGTGAAACGGCACTTCCGCGACGAACTCTGGGGCGTCCATGTGCCGCGGCGCGTACAGGAGCTGCGCGGCCGGGTCCGGGCCGCCGGCAACGAGTGCGCCTTGCTCAATGGCCACGAACCCTCCGTCCCCGAGATCGCCGCGCACACCGGCCTGACCGACGCGGAGGTACGACTGGGCCAAGGCGCGCTGGAGAGCTTCACCGCCCTGTCCACGGACGCCACGCCCGGCAGCTCCGCGGACAGCTACCCGCTGACCGACACCCTCGGTGGCATGGAACCCGGCTTCGACCGGGTGATCAACCGTGAGGCGCTCCGACCCCTGCTGCGAGCACTGCCCGAACGCGAACGGCAGATCCTGTACATGAGGTTCTTCTGCGAGATGACGCAGGCCCGCATCGGTCTGCGGCTCGGCGTCTCCCAGATGCACATCTCCCGCCTGATCACCCGCACCTGTGCCCGCCTGCGTGACCAGGTCATGGCCGACACCCACGATCTGAGGAGGGCCGCGTGA
- a CDS encoding DUF1206 domain-containing protein, whose protein sequence is MTTSRAHGRSRAARPNFRRSTERQTLVAAGRAGFAARGVVYVLIGALAIRIALGSGGGTADRQGALAQVAEQPFGKVMLWAIVVGFASMALWRGARAVLTRGPQRKASSRALDGGRAVFYAFVCWTTAVYAAGGGQGSSGNAKSQDWTASALKLSYGQVLVGAAGCLLIGIGAVLAVRAAMRSFLKQLDTGSMSPRTQQVVTALGVGGGVARGVVFAAAGIFILVAAIRFDPDKAKGVDATLRSFTQTPVGPWLLVAVAIGLILFGVFSFASARWRRL, encoded by the coding sequence GTGACGACCTCCCGGGCGCACGGACGGAGCCGGGCCGCCAGGCCCAACTTCCGTCGCTCCACGGAGAGGCAGACACTGGTTGCCGCAGGGCGGGCGGGCTTTGCCGCACGGGGTGTGGTGTATGTCCTGATCGGCGCCCTTGCCATTCGGATCGCCCTCGGCAGCGGTGGCGGGACGGCGGACCGGCAGGGGGCGCTGGCCCAGGTCGCGGAGCAGCCGTTCGGGAAAGTGATGCTGTGGGCGATAGTGGTCGGCTTCGCCTCCATGGCCCTCTGGCGGGGCGCCCGCGCCGTGCTCACCAGGGGACCTCAGCGGAAGGCGAGTTCACGAGCCCTCGACGGCGGGCGGGCGGTCTTCTACGCCTTTGTCTGCTGGACCACGGCGGTGTACGCGGCCGGGGGCGGCCAGGGCTCCAGCGGCAACGCGAAGTCGCAGGACTGGACGGCATCGGCGCTCAAACTGTCGTACGGCCAAGTGCTGGTGGGAGCCGCGGGCTGCCTCCTGATCGGCATCGGCGCGGTGCTCGCCGTCCGGGCGGCCATGCGCAGCTTCCTCAAGCAGCTGGACACCGGGAGCATGAGCCCTCGTACCCAGCAGGTCGTCACCGCCCTGGGCGTGGGCGGAGGCGTGGCGCGCGGTGTGGTGTTCGCGGCGGCCGGGATCTTCATCCTGGTGGCGGCCATCCGCTTCGACCCGGACAAGGCCAAAGGCGTGGACGCCACGCTCCGCAGCTTCACCCAGACACCGGTGGGACCGTGGCTCCTGGTCGCCGTCGCGATCGGGCTGATCCTCTTCGGCGTCTTCTCCTTCGCCTCAGCCCGCTGGCGACGCCTGTGA
- a CDS encoding ANTAR domain-containing protein, whose product MNQQLLAKTFVELADNLVADFDLIDFLRLLTDRCVGLLGASAAGVLLADRDGELRVMAASDEQVRLLELFQLQNDEGPCLECFRTGTPVIVPDLTREVDRWPRFVMAAHRSGFGAVQALPMRLRDEVVGALNLFRAAPGPFDPAGTLVAQALADVATISLLQQRSVHRSTVLNEQLQTALNSRVLIEQAKGKLAERQNIDMEQAFTALRSYARAHNRRLSDLARAFIDDSEPLPGLVA is encoded by the coding sequence ATGAATCAGCAGCTCCTGGCCAAGACCTTCGTCGAGCTGGCGGACAACCTGGTCGCCGACTTCGACCTCATTGATTTCCTGCGCCTGCTCACCGACCGCTGTGTCGGGCTGCTCGGCGCGAGCGCGGCCGGGGTGCTGCTCGCGGACCGCGACGGCGAACTGCGCGTGATGGCCGCCTCCGACGAACAGGTACGCCTGTTGGAGCTCTTCCAGCTCCAGAACGACGAGGGCCCCTGCCTGGAGTGCTTCCGCACCGGCACACCCGTGATCGTCCCCGACCTGACCCGGGAGGTCGACCGCTGGCCGCGCTTCGTCATGGCCGCCCACCGCAGCGGCTTCGGGGCGGTCCAGGCGTTGCCCATGCGCCTGCGAGACGAGGTCGTCGGCGCCCTGAACCTCTTCCGCGCCGCCCCCGGCCCCTTCGACCCGGCGGGCACACTCGTCGCCCAGGCCCTGGCCGACGTCGCCACCATCAGCCTCCTGCAACAACGCTCCGTCCATCGCAGCACGGTCCTCAACGAACAGCTGCAGACCGCACTGAACAGCCGCGTACTGATCGAGCAGGCCAAAGGCAAACTCGCCGAACGCCAGAACATCGACATGGAACAGGCCTTCACCGCACTGCGCAGTTACGCCCGCGCGCACAACCGCCGCCTGTCCGACCTGGCCCGCGCCTTCATCGACGACTCCGAACCCCTCCCCGGCCTGGTGGCCTGA
- a CDS encoding ANTAR domain-containing protein: MRSDSRSARIQVLVAEQAALRGGRVGVVDVCTAAVAALPVGGAGVSAMSKTTASHPLCSTDTISEQLEELQLTLGEGPCVDAFTHGSAVLTPDLLTGRLQDRWAVFADAALEAGARAVFALPLQMGAISPGVLDLYADVPTVLDAEQLADALAFADLATLLLLDARIDETGAPAGGALAGGTPADRGFEDLGGYRAEIDQATGILTVQLGIGIDEAFVRLRAHAYTQGHRLADVAADVVAHRLRFSPDTEPERTDEET; this comes from the coding sequence ATGAGGTCCGACAGCCGCTCGGCCCGCATCCAGGTACTGGTCGCCGAGCAGGCCGCCCTGCGGGGTGGTCGGGTCGGCGTGGTGGACGTGTGCACCGCGGCCGTGGCCGCGCTGCCCGTCGGCGGCGCCGGGGTGTCAGCGATGTCCAAGACGACGGCGAGCCATCCGCTGTGCAGCACCGACACCATCAGCGAACAGCTGGAGGAGCTGCAGCTCACCCTGGGTGAGGGACCCTGCGTGGACGCCTTCACCCACGGCTCGGCCGTCCTGACCCCCGATCTGCTGACCGGCCGGCTGCAGGACCGCTGGGCCGTGTTCGCCGACGCGGCCCTGGAAGCCGGGGCACGCGCCGTGTTCGCACTGCCCCTGCAGATGGGGGCGATCAGCCCGGGAGTCCTGGACCTGTACGCCGACGTGCCGACCGTGCTGGACGCGGAGCAGTTGGCCGACGCGCTGGCCTTCGCCGATCTCGCCACGCTGCTCCTGCTCGATGCGCGGATCGACGAGACGGGCGCACCGGCCGGTGGAGCACTGGCTGGTGGAACACCGGCAGATCGGGGCTTCGAGGATCTGGGCGGCTACCGGGCGGAGATCGACCAGGCGACCGGCATTCTCACCGTCCAGCTCGGCATCGGCATCGACGAAGCCTTCGTCCGGCTCCGCGCCCACGCCTATACGCAGGGCCACCGGCTCGCCGACGTGGCCGCCGACGTGGTGGCCCACCGGCTCCGCTTCTCCCCGGACACGGAACCCGAACGGACCGACGAGGAGACCTGA
- a CDS encoding STAS domain-containing protein translates to MPLPQLTVYRRDRHNRALITLAGEIDLESAPLVRAALAWCLSDGIRTVDVDLTPVTFCDCSGLNTFLYAAQQTAEAGGVLRLHHPPPTMGLILDLTDCGFLLLGPPLGHPASPLEGVPAQTAQAPPHRTHPLASVLSGDAR, encoded by the coding sequence ATGCCCCTCCCGCAACTCACCGTCTACCGCCGCGACCGACACAACCGGGCACTGATCACCCTGGCCGGTGAGATCGACCTGGAATCGGCGCCGCTGGTGCGCGCGGCACTGGCGTGGTGCCTGAGCGACGGTATCCGCACCGTCGATGTCGACCTCACCCCCGTGACCTTCTGCGACTGCAGCGGCCTCAACACCTTCCTCTACGCCGCGCAGCAGACCGCCGAGGCCGGCGGAGTCCTACGACTGCACCACCCGCCACCGACAATGGGCCTGATCCTCGACCTCACCGACTGCGGGTTCCTGCTCCTCGGCCCTCCGCTCGGACATCCGGCATCTCCTCTCGAGGGTGTCCCAGCCCAGACCGCCCAAGCCCCGCCGCACCGGACACATCCGCTTGCCTCTGTGCTCTCGGGCGATGCGCGGTGA
- a CDS encoding Asp23/Gls24 family envelope stress response protein: MTEPNGSTLQNPDPDEPGIGVGTMLQTARPGPQEPPETRGRTTIADGVVEKISGIAAREVPGIHALGGGFTRTMGAVRERVPGGHANAGRGVKAEVGEKQTAIDLQVVVAYGVSIREVAAEVRENVIAAVQRMTGLEVVEVNIAVNDVHLPDEDTPQTSEDRVL, encoded by the coding sequence ATGACGGAGCCGAACGGTTCAACCCTGCAGAATCCCGATCCCGATGAGCCGGGCATCGGCGTGGGCACGATGCTTCAGACCGCACGCCCCGGACCTCAGGAACCGCCGGAGACCCGCGGCCGGACGACCATCGCGGACGGGGTGGTGGAGAAGATCTCCGGGATCGCCGCACGGGAAGTCCCCGGAATCCACGCACTCGGCGGCGGATTCACCCGCACCATGGGCGCCGTGCGCGAACGGGTCCCCGGCGGGCACGCGAACGCGGGCCGCGGTGTCAAGGCCGAGGTCGGTGAGAAGCAGACCGCCATCGACCTCCAGGTCGTCGTCGCATACGGGGTCAGCATCCGGGAGGTCGCCGCAGAGGTCCGCGAGAACGTGATCGCGGCGGTGCAACGGATGACGGGCCTGGAAGTCGTCGAGGTGAACATCGCCGTCAACGACGTACACCTGCCGGACGAGGACACACCGCAGACCAGCGAGGACCGCGTGCTCTAA